In Cryptococcus gattii WM276 chromosome A, complete sequence, one genomic interval encodes:
- a CDS encoding Hypothetical protein (Similar to TIGR gene model, INSD accession AAW41242.1; CNA07460) → MAALRAYLERSASLFGRNAQKVARMELHPETGPQTIFSFTSTHPPVDHPHHFSTGSDAQLGGLTTADFKLIPSQSPAEPTASSQPSYSHMAFYGYMSTAVPPTHAGKIRTGFAGFRNTSRSTLFGQDTWDLDMATHLRIVVAYRGWEGWRNRWVVNIGVDDRPRTDIFQHRLELPSSPLSTSSTQPLDPFALPPPHFTTLHLPLSSFVLIKKGHVSPTPVAMSRSQIRTVGFALLGRDRDDVASPLPPAASKKGVAGVTLGGWGRGSVDEAESDPELKAMLEEDRILGPDANAGSSMSGKTQPGGGYHRKGVAQSSSVAAAAPSTTQLAAGGEEAIIGEVKEGYYELCIKSVEAVNWDPELDEVENTE, encoded by the exons ATGGCTGCACTCAGAGCGTACCTCGAGCGATCAGCCAGCCTCTTCGGCCGGAATGCGCAGAAAG TCGCACGGATGGAGCTCCATCCAGAGACAGGCCCGCAGACAATTTTCTCCTTCACCTCCACCCACCCGCCCGTGGACCACCCGCATCACTTTAGCACCGGTTCAGACGCCCAGCTAGGCGGGCTCACCACGGCCGATTTCAAGCTCATCCCCTCCCAGTCACCCGCAGAGCCCACAGCCTCGTCGCAGCCCAGCTACTCCCATATGGCGTTCTATGGCTACATGTCTACCGCCGTCCCACCTACCCATGCCGGCAAGATCAGGACGGGGTTCGCTGGATTCAGGAACACTTCCAGATCCACCCTGTTTGGCCAGGACACGTGGGACCTCGACATGGCCACCCACTTGAGAATCGTCGTCGCGTATAGGGGCTGGGAAGGGTGGAGGAACAGATGGGTCGTCAATATCGGGGTGGATGATCGTCCCAG AACGGACATCTTCCAACACCGTCTCGAACTGCCCTCCTCTCCCCTTTCCACGTCCTCCACCCAGCCTCTCGACCCCTTcgctcttcctcccccCCATTTTACAACgctccatcttcctctttcaTCTTTCGTCCTCATCAAAAAGGGTCATGTGTCTCCCACTCCTGTCGCTATGAGCCGCTCCCAGATCCGAACAGTTGGTTTCGCCCTTCTCGGCCGAGACAGAGATGACGTCGcttcccctcttcctcctgctGCAAGCAAGAAGGGTGTCGCCGGTGTGACCCTTGGTGGATGGGGTAGAGGTAGTGTGGACGAAGCGGAGAGCGACCCTGAACTGAAGGCAATGTTGGAGGAAGACCGAATTTTGGGGCCGGATGCTAATGCCGGTTCCAGTATGTCTGGAAAGACTCAGCCGGGTGGAGGGTACCATCGCAAGGGCGTTGCCCAATCCTCCTCTGTGGCTGCTGCCGCTCCTTCCACGACACAGTTGGCTGCGGGTGGCGAGGAGGCAATTATTGGAGAGGTCAAGGAGGGATATTACGAACTCTGTATCAAGAGCGTTGAAGCTGTCAACTGGGATCCCGAGTTGGACGAGGTAGAGAACACAGAGTAA